In Bythopirellula goksoeyrii, a single window of DNA contains:
- a CDS encoding shikimate dehydrogenase family protein — protein sequence MTREPQQDVCCLMGEPIAGNPTQYMLEKAFEAARLDWRFLTFEVPALDFEGALRGARIFGFHGIMLAPPHRSSVIPYLQEIGEAARISGQVNCIKQNEGRFSGYNTEGRALRQLLEQTGAVKGLRVTIVGAGRIARAIAAELAIVGAGEICFLCRRPEKIEQLTKTLVEQTPLTSCRAEELAADSLFAIDNAQVLINATPVGPNQPNEHLPLDFDGLEKHTIVADVAFNPPQTHLVKQAQACGCRTVDGLTLLIEQAALAFEIWTGANADRQAMREAVEEFLVL from the coding sequence AGACGTCTGCTGCCTGATGGGTGAACCGATCGCGGGGAATCCGACCCAGTACATGCTGGAAAAAGCCTTTGAGGCAGCGCGCCTCGACTGGCGGTTCCTCACGTTTGAAGTTCCGGCGCTCGATTTTGAAGGGGCCCTTCGCGGGGCACGCATATTTGGTTTCCATGGAATCATGCTCGCCCCTCCGCACCGCAGCAGTGTGATTCCTTACCTGCAAGAAATCGGCGAGGCGGCCCGCATCAGCGGACAGGTCAATTGCATCAAGCAGAACGAAGGCCGATTCTCTGGCTACAACACCGAAGGCCGCGCGCTGCGACAGTTGCTGGAGCAAACGGGTGCTGTGAAGGGATTGCGAGTGACTATCGTCGGGGCGGGACGGATCGCACGGGCGATTGCTGCGGAATTGGCAATCGTTGGCGCGGGAGAGATTTGTTTCCTCTGCCGCAGGCCGGAGAAGATCGAACAATTGACCAAAACATTGGTGGAACAAACTCCCCTGACAAGTTGTCGGGCAGAGGAATTGGCTGCCGATAGCCTCTTTGCCATCGACAATGCTCAGGTACTGATCAATGCCACTCCCGTCGGTCCGAACCAACCTAACGAACATTTGCCCTTGGATTTCGATGGACTGGAAAAACATACCATCGTGGCCGACGTTGCCTTTAATCCGCCTCAAACCCACCTAGTAAAGCAAGCCCAAGCGTGTGGTTGTCGCACAGTTGATGGTCTCACGTTATTGATCGAACAGGCCGCTCTGGCGTTTGAAATCTGGACCGGTGCAAACGCAGACCGCCAAGCCATGCGCGAAGCCGTCGAAGAATTTTTAGTTTTGTGA
- the bioD gene encoding dethiobiotin synthase, whose translation MTRGLFITGTNTSVGKTQVSALIAQSLVAAGHRVGVYKPVASGCKREGTELIAEDAVKLWEAAGRPGTLEEVCPQRFAAPLMPSLAAEVEGRAVDPELLRTGLQVWRERSDIILVEGAGGLMSPLSDEDYNANLAKEFGFPLLIVAVNELGTINDTLQTLITAEAVVPQLPIAGIVLNRIALSTDDESTAWNAQEITRRASAPLLTTVNYGQQQINSEVDWFALAGG comes from the coding sequence ATGACTCGCGGACTATTTATTACAGGTACGAACACCAGTGTCGGTAAGACGCAAGTAAGCGCATTAATCGCTCAATCCTTGGTGGCTGCAGGGCATCGCGTTGGCGTTTACAAACCTGTGGCAAGCGGCTGCAAGCGTGAAGGAACCGAACTGATTGCGGAAGATGCTGTGAAGCTCTGGGAGGCTGCCGGTCGCCCTGGCACATTGGAAGAAGTGTGCCCCCAGCGGTTTGCGGCCCCACTGATGCCTTCGCTGGCGGCAGAGGTTGAAGGACGGGCAGTCGACCCCGAACTGTTGCGAACTGGACTGCAAGTCTGGCGAGAACGGAGTGATATCATTCTCGTAGAAGGTGCCGGTGGACTGATGTCTCCGTTGAGCGACGAAGACTACAACGCCAATCTGGCGAAAGAATTTGGTTTTCCACTGTTGATCGTCGCCGTCAACGAATTGGGAACAATCAACGACACGCTTCAAACACTTATCACTGCCGAGGCGGTGGTTCCCCAGCTCCCCATTGCGGGTATCGTACTCAACCGCATCGCACTCTCAACCGACGACGAAAGCACCGCTTGGAATGCCCAGGAGATCACTCGCCGAGCAAGTGCTCCTCTACTTACGACGGTCAATTACGGCCAACAGCAAATAAATTCTGAGGTGGATTGGTTTGCACTGGCAGGTGGGTGA
- the ltrA gene encoding group II intron reverse transcriptase/maturase: MLSAGTCQLAFAFADSPHGGKDERTSDESKGKSHLLLRANTKEVDHPATWVADDTSRSLEQVASVSNLARALLNVARNKGAAGVDGRGVREVVEASPQLLAQLRRELLSGTYLPGDIRRVWIPKSGGGHRGLGIPNVVDRWVQQAVLQVLEPIFEPTFHDSSHGFRPRRGAQTAIAAAKQYLAEGYAWTVDIDLSKFFDRVHHQRLLNRLANHVKDGRLLKLVHGMLKAKVVLPDGTRTATTEGAPQGGPLSPLLSNVVLDELDWELARRGLRFVRYADDFSVFVKSERAGRRVMDSVSKFIDRRLRLLVNEDKSSVTGPNYLTFLGFQLGKNAEGQVMVAISRRTKERMDARIRELTPRVWGQSLSTCFERTERYLRGWIGYFRLCTEDSLRPLHKFDAHIRRRIRAIIIRQKKRDRYLFRHLQTRGVSRKSAAKTAFTRAGVWRRSVSYGIHQAYSNAWFAERLMPLTDRWHALNPSRQVFIKQQRLFET; this comes from the coding sequence TTGTTAAGTGCTGGAACATGCCAACTGGCTTTCGCGTTTGCCGACAGCCCGCATGGGGGCAAGGACGAGAGAACCTCGGACGAATCCAAGGGAAAGTCGCACCTGCTGCTCAGAGCGAATACCAAGGAGGTAGATCATCCAGCCACCTGGGTAGCCGACGACACAAGTCGGTCACTGGAACAAGTAGCCTCGGTGTCTAATTTGGCCCGGGCGTTGCTTAACGTCGCGCGCAATAAAGGTGCGGCAGGTGTGGACGGACGTGGTGTACGGGAAGTGGTTGAGGCTTCGCCCCAACTGCTTGCTCAGCTACGCCGTGAATTGCTTTCGGGTACCTACCTGCCTGGCGACATTCGCCGGGTCTGGATTCCCAAGTCCGGTGGCGGGCATCGGGGCCTAGGTATTCCGAATGTCGTGGACCGCTGGGTTCAGCAGGCCGTACTCCAAGTTTTGGAGCCGATCTTCGAGCCGACGTTTCACGACAGCAGTCACGGATTCCGTCCGAGGCGTGGTGCACAAACGGCCATTGCTGCGGCCAAGCAATATCTGGCAGAAGGATATGCCTGGACGGTCGATATTGACCTTTCAAAGTTCTTCGATCGTGTTCACCACCAGCGGCTATTAAACCGCTTGGCGAACCACGTAAAGGATGGGCGTCTCCTAAAGCTAGTGCATGGCATGCTCAAGGCGAAGGTTGTGTTGCCCGATGGCACACGAACGGCCACGACCGAAGGCGCACCGCAAGGTGGTCCGCTTTCTCCGCTACTTTCCAATGTAGTTCTTGACGAACTCGATTGGGAACTGGCACGTCGTGGACTTCGGTTCGTGCGTTACGCCGACGACTTCAGCGTGTTCGTGAAAAGCGAACGTGCCGGTCGTCGGGTGATGGACTCCGTCAGTAAATTCATTGATAGACGCTTGCGTCTGCTGGTCAATGAAGACAAGAGTTCCGTCACGGGTCCGAATTATCTAACTTTCCTCGGCTTTCAACTCGGCAAGAATGCCGAGGGCCAAGTCATGGTGGCAATCTCTCGCCGAACTAAGGAGCGAATGGATGCCCGTATTCGTGAGCTAACGCCACGAGTCTGGGGTCAATCGCTGTCGACGTGCTTCGAGAGAACCGAACGCTACCTGCGAGGATGGATTGGATACTTTCGGTTGTGTACCGAAGATTCCCTGCGACCGCTCCACAAGTTCGACGCCCACATTCGGCGTCGTATTCGGGCGATTATCATTCGTCAGAAGAAGCGGGACCGGTATCTGTTCCGCCACCTGCAAACACGTGGCGTTTCTCGGAAGTCGGCGGCTAAGACCGCCTTCACTCGTGCTGGCGTTTGGAGACGCAGTGTCAGCTATGGCATCCATCAGGCGTATTCCAACGCCTGGTTCGCCGAACGATTGATGCCGCTCACCGACCGTTGGCATGCCTTGAACCCTTCCCGACAGGTCTTCATCAAACAGCAACGACTGTTTGAAACCTAA
- a CDS encoding IS256 family transposase, whose protein sequence is MASLTGSTENGSMVQIDEAQIRGHVDEVVRKSVEETLNGLLEAEADQLCGAKRYERSPDRVDTRAGSYERGLQTKAGQVKLKVPRLRSLPFETQIIERYRRRESSVEEALMEMYLAGVSVRRVEDITEALWGTRVSPSTVSELNQQLYERIEAWRNQPIEGDFAYVALDGIWLKRSWGGEVKNVAVLVAVGVDQDGYRQVLGVCEGTKEDTESWRKFLRHLKERGLKGVRLVTSDKCLGLVEALGEFYPEADWQRCVVHWYRNVGSEVPRHRMKEVMAMLKAIHAQEDREAAKKKAGDVVEKLRAMKLTKAAKVVEEGVGETLRYMSYPREHWTRIRTNNALERLMREVRRRTRVVGAFPDGNSALMLVSARLRHVAGTKWGTRKYLDMERLQETTKETSGVAS, encoded by the coding sequence ATGGCGAGTTTAACAGGAAGTACTGAAAACGGAAGCATGGTTCAGATCGACGAGGCTCAGATTCGAGGGCACGTCGACGAGGTGGTTCGCAAGAGCGTCGAGGAGACGCTCAATGGACTGTTGGAGGCCGAAGCTGATCAACTCTGTGGAGCGAAGCGTTACGAGCGGAGCCCCGACCGCGTGGATACACGAGCTGGTTCTTACGAACGAGGATTACAGACGAAGGCGGGCCAGGTAAAGCTTAAGGTCCCCAGGCTGCGAAGCCTGCCATTTGAGACGCAGATTATCGAACGATACCGACGACGGGAGTCGTCGGTCGAAGAGGCGCTAATGGAGATGTACCTCGCCGGGGTGAGCGTTCGCCGGGTGGAGGACATCACCGAGGCGTTGTGGGGAACACGAGTTTCTCCGAGCACGGTGAGCGAGCTGAATCAGCAGCTCTACGAGCGGATCGAAGCCTGGCGAAACCAGCCGATCGAGGGCGATTTTGCCTACGTGGCCCTGGATGGTATTTGGCTGAAACGGTCGTGGGGCGGCGAGGTGAAGAACGTGGCGGTATTGGTTGCCGTGGGCGTCGACCAGGACGGCTATCGGCAGGTTCTGGGTGTTTGCGAAGGGACGAAGGAAGATACCGAGAGTTGGCGGAAGTTCCTCCGGCATCTCAAGGAGCGTGGCCTGAAGGGAGTTCGCCTGGTGACCAGCGACAAGTGTTTAGGGTTGGTAGAAGCCTTGGGCGAGTTTTATCCGGAGGCAGACTGGCAACGGTGTGTGGTCCACTGGTATCGCAACGTCGGCTCGGAAGTTCCTCGTCATCGAATGAAGGAGGTGATGGCGATGCTCAAGGCAATTCACGCGCAGGAAGACCGCGAGGCGGCCAAGAAGAAGGCGGGCGACGTTGTGGAGAAGCTGCGAGCGATGAAGCTCACCAAGGCAGCCAAGGTGGTCGAGGAGGGCGTGGGCGAGACGTTGCGGTACATGTCCTATCCTCGCGAGCATTGGACGCGGATTCGCACGAACAACGCTTTGGAGCGATTGATGCGCGAAGTCCGCCGGCGGACGCGCGTCGTGGGTGCCTTCCCGGACGGCAACAGCGCATTGATGCTGGTATCCGCAAGACTGCGACACGTCGCTGGTACCAAATGGGGCACGCGCAAGTACCTCGATATGGAGCGATTGCAAGAGACAACGAAGGAGACCAGCGGAGTGGCCTCGTAG
- a CDS encoding 3-keto-disaccharide hydrolase gives MLIRSFQLLLVLIIVFFSHQDSVSHGAEEKGTSQAFEAISPQKKAIKLFNGKNLDGLYTWLQNTKYKDPKEVFYVKDQILHITGDGWGSIITKERYRDYDMILEYKWGPRTWHERRNRARDSGLFIHSTGIDGGVGGVWMPGIEVNIIEGGVGDFILVVGEGKDGQPVPLSLTSEVGRDRDGEVVWNKDGIAETFDLSNRTRINWCDRDPDWEDVLGFRGKNDRESPTDEWTRLEVVCRGGHIQVFVNGSLVNEAFDAVPAEGKLQLQAELAEILVRRWELLPLKNAVIEE, from the coding sequence ATGCTTATTCGCAGTTTCCAACTATTGCTTGTCCTTATTATTGTGTTCTTCTCACACCAGGACTCTGTATCGCATGGAGCTGAAGAAAAGGGCACTTCTCAGGCGTTTGAGGCGATCTCTCCGCAGAAGAAAGCGATCAAACTCTTCAACGGTAAGAATTTGGATGGCCTCTATACATGGTTACAAAATACCAAGTACAAGGATCCGAAGGAGGTGTTTTACGTTAAGGATCAGATACTTCATATTACCGGTGATGGCTGGGGTTCAATCATAACCAAGGAGCGATACCGAGACTACGATATGATCCTTGAATACAAATGGGGCCCCAGAACGTGGCACGAAAGGCGAAATCGCGCCCGAGACTCAGGGCTATTCATTCACAGCACAGGCATAGACGGGGGAGTAGGAGGGGTGTGGATGCCTGGAATCGAAGTCAACATTATCGAAGGTGGAGTTGGAGATTTTATTCTCGTTGTGGGAGAAGGTAAGGATGGCCAGCCCGTACCGCTTTCTCTTACATCCGAAGTAGGGCGAGATCGTGACGGAGAAGTCGTGTGGAATAAAGATGGCATCGCAGAGACATTTGATTTATCAAATAGAACGCGGATCAACTGGTGTGATCGCGATCCTGACTGGGAGGATGTCCTAGGATTTCGCGGTAAGAATGATCGAGAGAGTCCAACCGACGAATGGACTCGCTTAGAAGTGGTTTGCAGAGGTGGGCACATACAGGTCTTTGTCAACGGATCCTTGGTTAACGAGGCGTTCGATGCCGTTCCAGCCGAGGGGAAACTTCAATTGCAAGCTGAATTGGCAGAAATCCTCGTCCGTCGCTGGGAACTCTTGCCATTAAAAAATGCAGTGATTGAAGAATAG
- a CDS encoding DUF1501 domain-containing protein, which translates to MRKRSLLDEARLASLEYASRRQFLVDCAAGLGAVWCGADHGAFGAESSFPQHSSNEPLSRTAPHFAPAAKRVIFLHMVGAPSQLDLFDFKPELRRHDGLPCPQEFLEGKRFAFLKGTPNMLGPQYPFKQYGESGAWVSDRLPHFAEHVDRVCFVKSMQTDQFNHGPAQLMVHTGQARMGYPSMGSWVAWGLGTENQNLPGFIVLMSGGSAPRVGKALWSSGMLPSVYQGVQCRSQGDPLLNIANPEGVSRDLRRTALDSLSRLNQESYQAFGNPETLTRIAQYELAFRMQMEVPGVMDIADEPEHIHQLYGTEPGKESFANNCLLARRLAERGVRFIQLYDWGWDSHGTSSETAINLGFQDKCREVDRPMSALLTDLSQRGMLEDTLVIWSGEFGRTPMRETKVGVESPYLGRDHNPEAFTLWAAGGGIKPGITFGETDPMGYSVVENPVLLRDFHATILHQLGLDHDRLHYPYQGLNQKLTGVKPAKVVADILA; encoded by the coding sequence GTGAGAAAGCGATCATTACTTGATGAGGCTCGCTTGGCTTCCCTCGAATATGCATCTCGCCGTCAGTTTTTGGTGGATTGCGCGGCAGGATTGGGTGCCGTATGGTGCGGGGCAGATCATGGGGCATTCGGCGCCGAGAGTTCGTTCCCGCAGCACTCATCGAACGAACCACTAAGTAGAACTGCTCCCCATTTCGCTCCAGCAGCAAAGCGGGTCATTTTTCTGCACATGGTTGGCGCTCCGAGTCAACTTGACCTGTTCGATTTCAAACCAGAGCTTCGCCGCCATGATGGCCTACCCTGTCCCCAAGAGTTTCTCGAAGGGAAACGGTTTGCATTTCTCAAAGGGACTCCCAATATGCTTGGTCCCCAGTATCCATTCAAGCAGTATGGGGAATCAGGTGCTTGGGTTTCAGATCGCTTGCCGCACTTTGCAGAACATGTTGATCGGGTCTGCTTTGTAAAATCCATGCAAACCGATCAATTCAATCATGGCCCGGCCCAACTCATGGTTCATACGGGCCAAGCGCGAATGGGATACCCTAGTATGGGCTCTTGGGTTGCTTGGGGACTGGGTACAGAGAATCAGAATCTACCCGGTTTTATCGTTTTGATGTCGGGAGGGAGCGCGCCCAGGGTAGGAAAGGCCTTATGGAGTAGCGGAATGCTTCCCTCGGTCTATCAAGGAGTACAGTGCCGATCTCAAGGTGATCCACTCTTGAATATCGCCAATCCGGAGGGAGTAAGTCGCGACCTGAGACGTACAGCCCTAGACTCGCTATCACGCTTGAACCAAGAATCTTATCAGGCTTTTGGCAATCCTGAGACGCTAACACGAATTGCTCAGTATGAGTTGGCATTTCGAATGCAAATGGAAGTACCAGGTGTGATGGACATTGCGGATGAACCGGAGCACATACACCAACTCTATGGAACCGAACCTGGAAAGGAGTCCTTCGCCAACAATTGTTTGCTAGCGAGACGGCTTGCTGAGCGAGGCGTGCGATTTATCCAACTTTACGATTGGGGGTGGGACTCGCACGGAACTTCAAGTGAGACAGCGATCAATCTGGGTTTTCAAGACAAATGTCGCGAGGTCGATCGGCCCATGTCAGCTTTACTGACCGATCTAAGCCAACGAGGAATGCTTGAGGATACTTTGGTGATCTGGAGCGGGGAGTTTGGACGTACGCCAATGCGTGAGACAAAAGTTGGCGTGGAGAGCCCTTACCTCGGTCGCGATCACAACCCCGAGGCATTCACACTATGGGCAGCAGGGGGGGGAATTAAACCGGGAATCACCTTCGGTGAAACCGACCCTATGGGCTATTCAGTGGTTGAAAACCCTGTGCTGTTGCGGGATTTTCACGCAACTATTCTCCACCAACTTGGCCTTGATCACGATAGACTGCACTATCCATATCAAGGATTGAATCAAAAGCTCACTGGCGTAAAGCCGGCAAAAGTCGTAGCGGACATACTGGCATGA
- a CDS encoding PSD1 and planctomycete cytochrome C domain-containing protein, whose translation MPSLLVCWGSAFLFIMSCAGTLYANDSNKPTRVSFDRHIRPVLNKHCVACHGGVKQAGDISFVYRDQVLPPNGWVIEPGNPEESILLERVTSQDPDLRMPPPDHGPALSKEDCDLLRQWIAEGAQWQEHWAFRPPQPRFPPKIKNREWILNDVDRFVLARLEAEGLQPSEAASPNLWLRRVSLDLIGLPPTPSEVRSLTDAVKNRGEAAYAAEVDRLLASPHFGERWASVWLDLIRYADSDGLGVDARANVWKYRDWVIEALNSDMPYDEFTIKQLAGDLLPDPGIRDLIATGAHRLTQSNNEAGTDDEEFRIAAVLDRVDTTWQAWQGLTFGCTQCHNHPYDPFRHKEYYQFAAFFNNTADSDLGDHQPAIEVPEDISEYESYESLFQQNANLQNDLWKKDHSFLTYDVAWHPLKLLHAKSNTVTGIEVRENEGISEFIATDALADETEFTLEAPLPEHCDPIAAVRVTISPLHAERAISDSEWGFVLSHVDAELFIPGIETIRKLVFKRVITDEPVPIYDPNESLNPDSKEGFSAPSRIYHSRQAAFVLETQCEVPSGSWLRLRLKNNAISAGFALVPRRGHVEISDDPTLGTLVSDANYDRLEQLKKDLSEFQTTELPIMREIPEHLSRITHVFDRGLFLTKGEQVGPGVPQALPAFDDSEGLNRLALAQWLVSPKNPLTARVAVNRLWARLFGTGLVATEEDFGSSGERPSHPELLDLLALQFQQTHQWSIKKLLRQIVLSNTYRQSATVTRELLEKDPNNRLLARGPRSPLSAEMVRDQALSISGLLSSKLYGPPVQPPIPDGVWTPFDKEEWKTAARGEEDRYRRSIYTYVKRSIPYPMAAVFDAPSREFCTPRRLRSNSPLQALTMLNDEVLVECAESLAGRMDQAGLTLEEQFFYGFELATSRNPTPTELDELVSLYSNSGGDEKRLQALTQVATVLLNLDEIMMK comes from the coding sequence ATGCCCAGTCTATTGGTTTGCTGGGGGAGTGCCTTTTTATTCATCATGTCCTGCGCAGGCACTCTTTATGCTAACGATAGTAATAAACCAACTCGCGTCAGCTTTGATCGTCACATCCGACCGGTACTTAATAAGCATTGCGTCGCTTGCCATGGTGGTGTAAAGCAAGCTGGCGATATATCCTTCGTTTATCGTGATCAAGTTCTTCCTCCAAACGGTTGGGTAATCGAGCCAGGTAACCCCGAGGAATCCATTCTCTTGGAGCGAGTGACGTCGCAGGATCCCGATCTGAGGATGCCTCCTCCCGACCATGGACCTGCACTATCCAAGGAGGATTGTGATTTACTTCGCCAATGGATTGCCGAAGGTGCTCAGTGGCAAGAGCATTGGGCATTTCGCCCGCCTCAGCCCAGATTCCCTCCGAAGATAAAGAACCGTGAATGGATTCTCAACGATGTGGACCGATTCGTTCTTGCTCGCTTGGAAGCTGAAGGATTGCAGCCTAGCGAGGCCGCTTCCCCAAATCTCTGGCTGCGCAGGGTTAGTCTCGATCTTATAGGATTACCCCCGACACCTTCCGAGGTACGTAGTCTCACCGATGCTGTCAAAAATCGAGGCGAAGCAGCCTACGCTGCTGAAGTTGATCGCTTGCTGGCGTCTCCTCATTTTGGCGAACGCTGGGCGAGTGTGTGGCTCGATCTTATTCGATACGCCGACTCCGATGGACTTGGAGTAGATGCCCGAGCCAATGTATGGAAATATAGAGATTGGGTCATTGAGGCACTCAATAGTGATATGCCTTATGATGAATTTACCATCAAGCAACTCGCTGGGGATTTACTACCTGATCCTGGAATAAGGGATCTGATCGCAACAGGGGCTCATCGACTAACCCAATCGAATAACGAAGCTGGCACTGATGATGAAGAGTTTAGAATTGCCGCGGTTCTTGATCGCGTCGATACGACATGGCAAGCATGGCAAGGCTTAACTTTCGGCTGCACTCAATGCCACAATCATCCCTACGATCCTTTTCGACACAAAGAATACTATCAATTCGCCGCTTTTTTTAATAATACGGCAGACAGCGATTTAGGCGACCATCAACCAGCGATTGAAGTGCCAGAGGACATATCTGAGTACGAATCGTATGAATCACTATTCCAACAAAATGCAAATTTGCAGAATGATTTGTGGAAGAAAGATCATAGTTTTCTAACTTATGACGTGGCTTGGCACCCCTTGAAACTCTTACATGCGAAATCCAACACAGTGACGGGCATAGAGGTGCGAGAGAATGAGGGCATTAGTGAATTCATCGCGACAGACGCACTGGCAGATGAAACAGAATTTACTCTCGAGGCACCTCTCCCCGAGCACTGCGACCCTATCGCCGCAGTGAGAGTAACAATCTCACCGCTTCATGCAGAGCGTGCGATAAGTGACTCGGAATGGGGATTTGTTCTATCTCATGTCGACGCTGAGCTATTTATTCCCGGAATCGAAACTATTCGGAAACTAGTCTTCAAGCGAGTCATCACCGATGAGCCAGTACCAATCTACGATCCAAATGAAAGTCTCAATCCAGATTCAAAGGAAGGATTCTCCGCACCAAGCCGCATTTATCACTCTCGTCAGGCTGCGTTCGTATTAGAGACTCAGTGCGAAGTTCCATCTGGAAGTTGGCTCAGACTCCGGTTGAAAAACAACGCTATCTCTGCGGGATTTGCGTTGGTTCCTCGACGTGGTCACGTAGAAATTTCTGATGATCCTACCCTAGGCACTCTAGTGTCAGATGCAAATTACGATCGTCTGGAGCAGCTTAAGAAGGATCTTTCCGAGTTCCAAACAACTGAACTACCCATCATGAGGGAGATCCCTGAACATCTCTCTCGCATTACGCATGTGTTCGATCGTGGACTGTTTCTAACCAAGGGTGAGCAGGTTGGTCCCGGTGTACCCCAAGCATTGCCTGCCTTTGATGATTCCGAAGGTCTCAACCGATTGGCATTAGCCCAGTGGCTTGTCAGTCCTAAGAATCCACTGACTGCACGCGTAGCAGTCAATCGCTTATGGGCTCGGTTGTTCGGGACAGGCCTAGTCGCCACGGAAGAGGATTTCGGGTCGTCGGGGGAACGGCCTTCGCATCCGGAACTTCTTGACCTACTCGCTCTACAATTTCAGCAAACACACCAATGGAGCATCAAGAAACTGTTGAGGCAGATTGTCCTTTCAAATACCTACCGTCAATCGGCTACTGTAACGAGAGAACTCCTTGAGAAAGATCCTAACAATCGATTGCTCGCTCGCGGACCTCGTAGTCCTCTTTCGGCAGAGATGGTCCGCGATCAGGCACTTTCTATTTCAGGATTGCTGAGTTCCAAGCTCTATGGACCGCCCGTGCAACCGCCCATTCCGGATGGCGTTTGGACTCCATTTGATAAGGAGGAGTGGAAAACAGCGGCTCGAGGCGAAGAAGATCGGTATCGCCGATCAATTTACACCTACGTCAAACGGAGTATTCCCTATCCAATGGCCGCAGTGTTCGATGCGCCTTCACGTGAGTTTTGTACTCCGCGGCGTTTGAGGTCAAACTCTCCACTGCAAGCACTGACAATGCTCAATGATGAGGTGCTGGTTGAATGTGCAGAGTCACTCGCTGGACGCATGGATCAAGCCGGTTTGACTCTTGAAGAGCAGTTTTTCTATGGCTTTGAGCTTGCCACAAGTCGGAACCCTACGCCTACGGAATTGGATGAACTCGTAAGTCTTTATAGCAATAGTGGGGGTGACGAAAAACGTTTGCAAGCATTGACGCAAGTTGCAACGGTCTTGTTAAACCTCGATGAAATCATGATGAAATAG
- a CDS encoding Gfo/Idh/MocA family protein, translating into MEPKSTQTKVSRRSFFWTTAAAAASMSWTAKSYGRILGANDRIGIGFIGAGGMAANHMRAYNDLKESNNLLALAVADCWKSRADEGASTTDASLATLNYHEVLDSKQVDYVVIATPEHQHAQMTLDAFDAGKAVYCEKPMTHTIPEALSVWKKQAETELPLQVGVQGMSDDSYSSANQAIQGGVIGQVVQAQIEYVRRYGSQGLFCVPDLKDDLPKPPDLDWKAWLGPAPNVEWNPHHYFEWRNFSMYSGGIAGDLFVHRITRMIRALDLHMPRRVVGMGGIWQWPENRDLPDNFEMICEYPEGLTVYVLGTQSNRVDFDHLIRGYRGTLYFTNDGWVAKDKDGKILAEHKKTGGEDVNLHHTNLHNHMRNGEPLNCPVRLGFAGMAASVMANESWRTGQMMGWDPESEKMVPCQLLEHDPYPAKERS; encoded by the coding sequence GTGGAACCTAAATCAACACAAACCAAGGTATCGCGTCGCTCATTTTTTTGGACAACCGCCGCAGCGGCTGCGAGTATGAGCTGGACTGCAAAGAGTTATGGTCGAATTCTAGGAGCCAACGATCGAATTGGGATCGGTTTCATTGGTGCAGGCGGCATGGCTGCCAATCACATGCGGGCATACAACGACCTGAAGGAATCAAACAATCTTCTCGCACTAGCCGTAGCCGATTGTTGGAAATCGCGTGCGGATGAGGGAGCCAGCACAACTGACGCTTCCTTGGCAACCTTGAACTATCACGAGGTGCTTGACAGTAAGCAAGTCGACTATGTGGTCATTGCAACTCCTGAACATCAACACGCTCAAATGACTCTCGATGCGTTCGATGCGGGAAAGGCGGTTTACTGTGAAAAACCGATGACACACACGATCCCCGAGGCACTATCGGTGTGGAAGAAGCAGGCCGAGACGGAATTACCTCTTCAAGTTGGTGTACAAGGGATGTCCGACGATAGTTATTCGTCTGCTAATCAAGCGATTCAAGGCGGAGTGATTGGTCAAGTTGTCCAGGCACAAATCGAGTACGTTCGGCGGTATGGGTCTCAAGGTCTTTTCTGTGTACCGGATCTAAAAGACGACCTGCCAAAGCCGCCGGACTTGGATTGGAAAGCTTGGCTCGGTCCTGCTCCAAATGTAGAATGGAACCCTCATCACTATTTCGAATGGCGCAATTTTTCTATGTACTCGGGCGGAATTGCTGGCGACCTATTTGTCCATCGTATTACACGCATGATCCGGGCACTCGATCTGCACATGCCTCGTCGAGTTGTGGGCATGGGTGGTATTTGGCAGTGGCCAGAGAATCGCGATTTGCCTGACAATTTCGAGATGATCTGCGAGTACCCAGAGGGGTTGACCGTTTATGTACTTGGCACTCAGAGCAATCGCGTTGATTTCGACCATCTCATTCGTGGATACCGAGGAACACTCTATTTCACGAATGATGGGTGGGTGGCAAAGGACAAGGACGGCAAGATTCTTGCAGAGCACAAAAAAACGGGTGGAGAAGACGTAAATCTTCATCACACAAATCTCCATAATCACATGCGAAATGGAGAGCCATTGAATTGTCCCGTTCGCTTAGGATTTGCAGGAATGGCCGCGTCGGTGATGGCAAACGAGTCTTGGCGAACTGGCCAAATGATGGGGTGGGACCCTGAATCAGAGAAAATGGTTCCTTGTCAGCTACTAGAACATGACCCGTATCCAGCCAAGGAACGTTCCTGA